One Engystomops pustulosus chromosome 11, aEngPut4.maternal, whole genome shotgun sequence DNA window includes the following coding sequences:
- the ACRBP gene encoding acrosin-binding protein isoform X2, with translation MNSVSVCSTVLVIFWWTQVFLSCSTADTTLVRPGTPLSVEEYEKFIKMIQPEWKAKQLCEIRLRSGCEDPQVFGYDLVENHGHVPAGPVCTDSDTFDSFCQLAMFRCMENQFYVKRIPCSETITKNPNADELSEEMINPLVKLLEFSFAVCNQTPIRRTMRTLPKSPGAPGGPATTSAPLKVTEEEQNDLHQDLDEMTSGRELLNLTPDKEEELSLTPDKEVELSGHQNGGEGSQRSVASGPGGSGDTSGEDVRNQNDCYKTDE, from the exons ATGAATTCTGTATCCGTGTGCTCCACAGTCCTTGTCATCTTCTGGTGGACTCAGGTCTTCCTGTCATGCAGTACGGCAGACACCACCCTCGTGCGCCCCGGGACCCCCCTTTCCGTGGAAGAGTATGAGAAATTCATAAAGATGATCCAACCGGAATGGAAAGCCAAACAGCTCTGCGAGATCCGCCTCCGCTCCGGCTGTGAAGACCCCCAAGTCTTTGGCTACGATTTGGTGGAGAACCATGGACACGTTCCAGCGG GCCCCGTGTGCACGGACTCCGACACATTTGACTCCTTCTGCCAGCTTGCAATGTTCCGCTGCATGGAGAACCAGTTCTACGTGAAG AGAATTCCATGTTCAGAGACAATTACAAAGAATCCAAATGCGGATGAATTATCAGAAGAAATGATCAACCCATTAG TGAAGCTGTTGGAGTTTAGTTTTGCTGTGTGTAACCAGACCCCCATCCGCAGGACCATGCGGACCCTCCCTAAAAGTCCAGGCGCCCCAGGAGGTCCAGCTACAACATCGGCCCCACTTAAAGTAACTGAAGAAGAGCAGAATGATTTGCACCAGGACCTGGATGAAATGACATCTGGGCGGGAGCTGCTGAATCTGACACCTGACAAGGAGGAGGAGCTCTCTCTGACACCTGACAAGGAGGTGGAGCTCTCAGGCCACCAGAATGGAGGAGAGGGGTCGCAGAGGTCAGTGGCCTCAGGTCCtgggggctctggtgacacctcTGGGGAGGATGTGAGGAACCAAAACGACTGCTATAAGACAGATGAATAA
- the ACRBP gene encoding acrosin-binding protein isoform X1: MNSVSVCSTVLVIFWWTQVFLSCSTADTTLVRPGTPLSVEEYEKFIKMIQPEWKAKQLCEIRLRSGCEDPQVFGYDLVENHGHVPAGPVCTDSDTFDSFCQLAMFRCMENQFYVKRIPCSETITKNPNADELSEEMINPLGSQHAPASRVTWRPRALDEKDVRELLSSHLRSLTVKLLEFSFAVCNQTPIRRTMRTLPKSPGAPGGPATTSAPLKVTEEEQNDLHQDLDEMTSGRELLNLTPDKEEELSLTPDKEVELSGHQNGGEGSQRSVASGPGGSGDTSGEDVRNQNDCYKTDE, translated from the exons ATGAATTCTGTATCCGTGTGCTCCACAGTCCTTGTCATCTTCTGGTGGACTCAGGTCTTCCTGTCATGCAGTACGGCAGACACCACCCTCGTGCGCCCCGGGACCCCCCTTTCCGTGGAAGAGTATGAGAAATTCATAAAGATGATCCAACCGGAATGGAAAGCCAAACAGCTCTGCGAGATCCGCCTCCGCTCCGGCTGTGAAGACCCCCAAGTCTTTGGCTACGATTTGGTGGAGAACCATGGACACGTTCCAGCGG GCCCCGTGTGCACGGACTCCGACACATTTGACTCCTTCTGCCAGCTTGCAATGTTCCGCTGCATGGAGAACCAGTTCTACGTGAAG AGAATTCCATGTTCAGAGACAATTACAAAGAATCCAAATGCGGATGAATTATCAGAAGAAATGATCAACCCATTAG GTTCCCAGCATGCACCTGCCTCCCGAGTTACATGGCGACCTCGTGCCTTGGATGAGAAGGATGTGAGGGAGCTGTTGTCATCCCATCTCCGTTCTCTTACAGTGAAGCTGTTGGAGTTTAGTTTTGCTGTGTGTAACCAGACCCCCATCCGCAGGACCATGCGGACCCTCCCTAAAAGTCCAGGCGCCCCAGGAGGTCCAGCTACAACATCGGCCCCACTTAAAGTAACTGAAGAAGAGCAGAATGATTTGCACCAGGACCTGGATGAAATGACATCTGGGCGGGAGCTGCTGAATCTGACACCTGACAAGGAGGAGGAGCTCTCTCTGACACCTGACAAGGAGGTGGAGCTCTCAGGCCACCAGAATGGAGGAGAGGGGTCGCAGAGGTCAGTGGCCTCAGGTCCtgggggctctggtgacacctcTGGGGAGGATGTGAGGAACCAAAACGACTGCTATAAGACAGATGAATAA